A segment of the Neochlamydia sp. S13 genome:
AAAGCCGTGATGTTTTTACAATTTTCTTCAATCCAATCTTTAAGAAGCTCTCCTTTTTTTCCTAGAGGCAAGTGCTTAATTTCTTCTCGGTTCAAGTATTCTTCCCCACCAGGAAGTTTTTTCCAAAGTAAAAGGCGATTAATATTTAAGAGATAAGAAGAGTAATTAGCCAGAGTTAAGCCTCTTTTTTCTTCTGTTTTCTCTTTAAATTCCAAAGGAGAAATAGATTTAGCTAAGGTAAAAACTTGTTTAAAAACTTGATAAGCTTTTTCAGTAGAGGTAAGTATAGGATTGAGTTGATAAACTTTAGCTAACATAAGAGTTTGCTGGGTAGTGGCATTTCCCCGGGGGAAATGAAGCTGGGCTATTTGTTTATAAAGAGAAGGCATCACTTCAGAAGCCAGCAGATGATGCCATCTTTTACAGACGCTAAATAAGGAAGAAACTGCGCAAGCCTCTAAGATAGGGAGCAGCAACTCATTAGGCAAGCTTTCAATAGAGGCCGAAGAGAGAGGATGCATTTTATTTCCTGGGGTAGTGATAACTTTTATCATTTTAATTTTTAAAGGCAATATAAAAAAATTAAAAAAGCAAGTCAAACGAATTCGTATCCTTATCACCAGGAGGGCATCAGCTAACTTGTTAGAGCGCAAGCTACTGTGCCTTGTAGGCGATAGCTAGATATAGAAGGTTTTTGCTCAGCTTTGGGCCCACCAAACGTAGCATGTTTTTGAGTTGCTATAATTTGAAGTTCAATCATCTGTATATATTTAAATTTTTTTTGCAAACTTATCTAATTTACGCTTAGCATCGCTTGGACATGAGAACTCTTGCTGCATGAGCTTAATAAAGGCTTTGGCTTCTTTTTCACTGCCCTTAAGGTAATGCTTGGCTAAGTAGGGTATTCTCTTTGATAGTTCACTTGGCTGAAAATGACTACCTATCTTTGTTCAAAGCCTGCATGGCAAGAGGTACTCTCAAAAGCTCGATAGCTTTCTACTATCTCTACAGTTTTGTCGTAAGGCACTTCAAATATGAGTTCTTTTACCTCTTTGATTTGCATGGGCACACGCGTGACAAATAAGCTTTGTTCTCTTTTAAAGATTTGTAAGGGAGCTGGCTATGGAGGAACGTAAATGACTATGTGTGTAAATGGACAAAACGAAAATATCGCAAATACAATAGACACAAGATCAAAGCATGTCACTATATAGCACAGATTGCAAAGTCTTCTCCCAATTTATTCGTTCATTGGAAGCTTGGTTATATACCAACAGTTTAGATAATGAGAGCCGGATGAGCCGAGAGGCTTCCGTCCGGCTTTAAGAGGGGATGGGAGTGAAATCCGCCTGCTCTACTCACTTATCTCACCAATTGTTTATCAAGCTTTACGGCAGGGGCTTAGAAATTATTAATAGGCTTAGAAAGAATATGAAAAACAAGCTAATGTCACTGGCAGATAAGATTTTATTAAAAAAGCGAGGTGATTGAAAGCGTTAACAATAAATTGAAAACCTCTTGTCAAATCGAACATCCTCGACATCGCAGCGCTTGAAATTTTTTTGTCAATCTAATCAGCGAAATAGTGGCCTATGCTTACGAGCCCTGTAAGCCCTGCATGCAATTTACTCGCATGGAAAAGCAAAAGTTAATGAGTTGGCTTACAGTTTAGGTATAATTTGAAGCAACCTTAGAGTGTTTTCTTATCCGATAACTCGCGTAGATTAATAAAAAATAGAAAGAAAAAGAGGCTATTATCCATATAATTGAGGCAAAAGGCTTACTTGTAACTTTTAAAGAATAGAGTTGTCTCTAGAAACGAAGTTTCAAACAGCCCAACCGTAAAGGAGCGAAGCTTTCTATCTGCCATTAAATTTCATTGGGGGCAGAGAATAATAAACGCTAAAAAATTAGGGGCAAACCATGACTTTAACTATTTACAATAAGCAAGGGCTGCTTCAATGTCTTTAAACATAAGGTCTTTTCCAATGGCTTCTGCTATTCCTGAGTTAATAAATAAATCATAGTTTTTATCATCGACATCAGCGAGCATAAATATTATGCCTTTCTTTTTACACTTCAATCCAAATTGCTTAATAGCTCGTAATCCAGTCGCGTCAATTAAGGGAGTTTTATGAAGACGTAGAATAAAAACTCGGGGGTGATAGTTTAATTGAAAAAGAACCTCATCGAGTAGATCAGCCACGCTATAGAAAAATGGCCCTCTAATCTCGAAAACTGTCACATCAGAGGGGATATCTTTTCGAAAAAGAAGTTCAGCATCAGAAGGTTCTGCTATTTCATTTTTATTCTCCTTCACTAAATTTTGACAAATTTCTACGGTAGTTTTGTCAGTCATTCGTTTCAGAAATAGCAGAGCTGCCAAAATAATACCGACTTGTACAGCAACCGTAAGATCTATCAAAACGGTTAGTAAAAATGTGATGAGTAAAATAATTGCGTCACTCTGATGTCCTTTTAAAATTTCTATAACATGCGGCAGCTCGCTCATATTCCAAGCAACAAATGTTAGGACACCCGCCAGAGCCGCTAAGGGAATTTTCCCTGCTAGAGGAGCCAAAAAAAGCATAAGCAGAAGAAGGGTAATGGCATGAATCATACCTGCTACAGGCGTTTTGGCCCCCATTCTTATGTTAGCTGAGGTACGGGCAATGGCTCCTGTTGCTGGAATGCCTCCAAAGATTACTGATCCTATATTTGCTAATCCTTGAGCCACTAGCTCTCCATTTGATCTATGTTTGGTTCCTATCATTCCGTCGGCCACAACAGCGGATAATAAAGACTCTATGGCTCCTAATAAAGCTATTGTAATGGCGTCAGGGAGTACCGCTTTAAAAAGATCATAGGAAAAGTGAGGAAGGGCTGGGCTGGGAAGAGTTCTAGGGATTTCTCCAAATTTGGATTCAATAGTTTCAATAGGAAGATCAAAAAAATAGGCAGCAGTCGTAGCTAGAGTGATTGCAATGATTGCACCTGGCCATCTAGGATGATAATGCCTTAATACAAATATTAAGGTAAGCGTCGAAAAGGCAATTAAAAATGCCCATAGGTTCCATGTAGGTGCGATTTCATAATAAAATTTATACTTTTCAAGGAACTCAGAGGGAACTCTATCTGCCTCTAGTCCAAAAAAATCTTTAATTTGCGAAGAAAAAATAATCAGTGCGATGCCGGTGGTAAACCCTGTGATTACAGGGTAGGGAATAAATTTAAGAAGTACACCAAAGCGTGCCAACCCCATCAATACGATCAGGATACCCGCTATGAGGGTGGCCAAAGCTAAGCCTTCATATCCGTGCTTTTGTATGGCTGCATCTACGATGATAACAAAAGCTCCTGTTGGGCCCCCAATTTGCACACGGCTACCACCCAGCAAAGAAATGAGAAAACCCGCGATAATTGCTGTAAATAATCCCCTTTCCGGTGACACCCCTGAAGCAATGGCGAAAGCCAGAGCCAATGGAAGCGCAATAACACCTACGCTGATTCCTGCAAAAAGATCATTTAAAAAGTATTCTTTTGAATAACCTTCACGAAAACATACAATGCTTTTGGGAATAAAATCCGTATATTTAGATTGCATAACTTGTCCTACATAATTAAATAAGCCAGTATCCCAGCACAATAGCTTGCAAGGATGGAGAGATAATTTTTTGGCTAAAAGAAAAAGTCTCTTTTTCCATGCTCCCTTTATATTTGCACCTGCTGCGAAATCAATCGTTTAAGTTTAACGACTTTAGCTCAACATACTAGCTTATTAACTGCTAGTAGGTTACATTACTAGGAAATGGTAAAACGGCATATTTCCAAAGTAAAATTATAAGCGGCTGTTTCATCCTTTTCTATCTAGCATAACTTAAAATGTAAGCTCATTCATGCTAAAAATAAGGCTTTGCTCTTAAGTTTATAAATTAACTAAATATTTAGTTTAATTTACCATTCATGCTAGGCGGCGTAAATTTTTCAGCTAAATCATCTTTTCTCTATTTTTTAAGCAGTTTTTCTTAGTCGTCAGGATCTCTTTCTCCCAAGTTTATCGATTGCATTAAGTCCGTGTTAAACTCACTTCAACGGTTGAAAATTAAGGAAAAATAAAAAGTAAGTTGTTAACTCTTCCATATTTTTTAAGAACAAAGCTTTAATATTGGCGCCTTTGCTGAGCATTGCCTAGCTTGAGCTCGGTTCGATATTTGGCTATTGTACGTCTAGCGCAGTCCATTCCTTTTTCCGTTAATAGCTTAGATAAATTGGCATCGGACAAAGGATGTTTTTTATCTTCTTGGCTAATTATTTCCTTCAGTAAGCTTTTTATGGTATTGGAAGAAATGTCTTCTCCTTTTTGTGACTGTAAAGCGTTTGTAAAAAAGGAGCGCAAAGGAAGGATCCCGCGGGGAGTATCGATATATTTATTAGCAACTGCGCGGGCAATAGTAGATTCATGCAAGTTCAATTGTTCGGCTATTGATTTCATTGTTAAAGGCATAAGCTTGCCGCAATCATCCAAGAAAAATTCCTTTTGCTGGTTGGTAAGTAGTTCTAAGATTTTTAAAAGAGTGTCATTACGCTGATGCACATTCTTAAAGAGCCATTTAGCCGAGGATAACTTAATACGAATAAACTCTTTGGTATCTGAAGAAAGAGATTCATCCTCTAACATCTGCAAATAACGTCTATTAATCCGCATGGAGGGTAGAAAATCATTGTTTATGCGTACAGCTAAGTTATCATTGCTTATTTCAATAGTAGCATCCGGAGTAATATATTGGACAAAATGTTTGAAATGTCCTGTTCCAGGATGCAGATCCAAGCGAGAAATATCTTTTTGCAGAGCCTTTGAGATTTCTTCCGAGGAGCAAGCAAGCTTTTTATTAATAGAAGGAATGCGATTATGAATAAGGTCTTCATAATGTTCTTCAAGAATTTTGTAAGCGAGAGTATGGTGCTTTTGGCGACATCGTAATTGAATAAGTAAAGATTCTTGCATATTGGCGGCTCCAACCCCATAGGGCTCGAAAGCTTGTATTGTTTTTAAAAGACTTTTAATTTTTCCTATAGGAAAATTATAAAGCCCAGCAATTTCTTGAAGGGGAGTTTGCAAAAATCCATTCTCATCAAAGTTACCAATGATTGCTTCAGCTATTGCTCTATCTTCTTCATGATCAAAAGATTCTTTTGCCTGTTGCATTAAATATTCAAAAAGAGAACTTTCAGCGTAAATAGAGCTTTCCTGAAATGTCTTAAGCTTTTCTTCTTCTTGTGTGCGATGGCTGGAAGGAGGAAGATCGTATAGATAGTCCCGAAACTCTTCATCGAGTTTTTTCATAATCTCAAAATCATTTTCATTAAAAGATAATTCTTTTTCAGGTTGTTGTTCGCCTTCCTCAGGAATTTCTGCATTCTCTTCTTCTAACTTCTTTAAATTAGAATTCTCCTCTTCTCCTTCAATAAAATCGAGCAAAGGGTTTTGTTGAACTTCTTGCTCCACGGTTGCTGAAAGCTCTAGCACAGGCATTTGTAGCAAATGAATAGCCTGTTGCATTTGTGGCGACATCATCAGGCGCTGCGTTTGCTTAAGGCTTGTGGCTTGGCGAGCTAATAGGTTTAAAGAAATTGGATCACTCATACCTCACTATTTAAAAGATTTTTATAGAATTGACAAGAATTTTTTTAGTTTAGCCTTAGATGTCTGATGAATGTCACTTTGAGCTTTAGTAGGTTGCAAGACAGCTTAAAAAAAATAAGGCCAAGCCTGCAATTAATTCAGGGCTTAAACTATTTTTATTCCTCTTGTTTTTGCTAATAGCCGATAAATCTTAACTTATAGCATTTCTTTAATGGTGAGCTTTAATCTATGTAAATGAATATTTACTAAAACGTGGATTAAAAATATTTAAGCTGTTCATAATAAACGCCTTAAATTAAGAAAGTGAAAGAGGGATAAGGGAGAAAGCTAAAGAAGTAAACGGCAATTTCTTGGGATAAACTAGAGGTTTATAGTATAGTTTATCCAAATTTAATGGGATGTGGATATGTCAGATAATCCTTCTAAAGTTCGCGTGGCTCCTAACTCTAAAGAATCTGAAATGATGGTTCTAGGATGCATGCTTACCAGTGTCAACGGCCTTAACATTGCGGCGGATGGCCTAGATGAGGCCGATTTTTATTACACCGAGCATAAAATCATTTTTGAGGTTTTAAAGACTTCTTATAAAAATGATAAGCCTGCTGACGTGCATCTTGTCTGTGAAGAGTTAAAGCGCTTAAGTAAGCTAAAAGCGGCAGGTGGAGCTGCTTATATAACAACTTTAGCTCAATATGCTGGTACTTCCGCTTATATTGAAGAATACACCGACATTGTTCGCAACAAAGCTATTTTAAGACGCATGATTAATACGTCTCAAGTGGTTGAAAAAAAAGCCCTGGAAGAGCCACAAGATGTGCTGGGTGCTCTAGATGAAGCCCAGCAACTTTTTTATCAAATAAGCCAAACTGCCAATCAAACGACAGGTAAGCTGATTAGCCAAATTTTATCCGGCGTTAAGGCTGAAACGGCTACTCCTTTTTTGAAAGCTTTAGAAGAGCGGCAGGTTCGTTATCAAGAACGTGGGCCGGAAGAAAGTGGTATTACTGGTCTTCCTACTTTCTATACCGACTTGGATAAGTTAATTAATGGACTCAATAATTCTAATTTGATGATCCTTGCTGCTCGCCCCGCTATGGGTAAAACGGCCTTAGCTATCAATATCGCCGAAAATGTCTGCTTTAAGAGCAATATGCCAGTAGGTGTTTTTTCCTTAGAGATGAGTGCAGAGCAACTCGTGCATCGAATTATTTGCTCTCAGTCAGAAGTAGAGTCCGATAAAATTAAAACAGGCTCTTTAAATGGTATTGAATACCAAAGGATTGTTTCAGCTGTCAATATGATGCAAAATCATGTGATGGTCATTGATGATCAGCCTGGACTTAAAATTACAGATTTAAGAGCACGTGCCCGACGTATGAAAGAAACTTACGGCATAGGGTTTTTAGTGATAGACTACTTGCAATTGATTACAGGCTCCGGCTCTTTTCGAGGACAGGAAAATCGTCAGAATGAAATCTCAGAAATTTCACGTTTACTAAAAAATTTGGCAAGGGAGCTTAATATTCCTGTCCTATGTCTATCCCAGCTGTCAAGAAAAGTAGAAGAGCGTCAAGGACATCGTCCGATGATGAGTGATTTGCGTGAAAGTGGTAGTATTGAGCAAGACTCGGATATTATTTTATTCTTATTGAGGCGAGAATATTATGATCCTATGGATAAACCTGGCATGGCTGAATTGATAGTAGCTAAAAACCGCCATGGCGGGGTAGGAAGTATTAACTTTACCTATCGTAAAGAAATCGTGCAGTTTGCTAATTATATTCCTGTTAAATACGACCCCAATGCCTCTGCAGAAAAAGAGATGGCCTCCGAATTTGGTAATTTTAATTAAAGCGTTCTTCGGCCTTTCTAGCTCTTTTCCTATCCTTAGCAAAGAAGATAACTAGTTGAGTTTAAACCTATCACGGTCTATCGGTACTTTATGCTTTTTATGAATTTTTTGGATGTTTATAGCAAGAATTAAAGAAGGCTGAAGAGTTGTTGGATAAGAGTAAAAGAAGCTTGATGGGTGCTTTAATGAATTTAAAGAAATTTGCTAGGAAAGACAAAAAGTTTTAACCCTTCTTCTCTTCAAGATATGACTTTACTTTTTAATCCCAAATAGAGTATTATTCCCAAAATTAGTCTTTAAGCGTTTAAATTTAAAATATATAACTGTTGTTTGGGAGAAACTATGTCATCTGTAAAAAAGAAGCGCAGATACAAAATTGCAAAGCATAAGCGCAAGAAGCGTAGTAGACGTGATCGTCACAAAACCTAACCGGCTAAAAAAGCTGGCAGAGTTTTAAAGAGAACCCCTGCGTTCTCTTTTGCTTCTCAACTACTTCTTTTAATCTTTGAGTTTTATGTGGAAATATCCAACCAAGTATGATGTTATTATCATGGGAGCTGGCCATGCAGGCTGCGAAGCTGCTTTAGCTTCTGCTCGCCTAGGTGCAAGAACACTTTTATTAACAATGAATTTGGATACGATTGGAAAAATGAGCTGCAATCCTGCTGTAGGGGGAGTGGCTAAAGGCCATATTGTCCGGGAAATCGATGCCCTAGGCGGAGAAATGGGCAAAGCTATCGATTGCACAGGAATTCAATTTCGGATGTTGAATGCTACTAAAGGTCCTGCGGTATGGGCTCCTAGAGCACAAGCCGATAAAGCTGCTTATCAGCTGGAGATGAAGCATCGCTTGGAGAAAACGCCTGGCTTAGAAATTAAACAAGGGACCATTGAAGAATTAATTGTTGAACAAGATCGCATCCAAGGGGTGATTACCAAGGAAGGTATTCTCTACTATTGCTCAGCTTTAGTGATTTCTTCCGGAACTTTTATGCGAGGCTTGCTGCATATTGGAGAGACCAATTATGCCGGTGGCCGTGCTGGTGACCAGCCTGCTGTTGGCTTATCAGCTAGCTTGATAAAGCTAGGCTTAAAGTTAGGACGTCTAAAAACAGGTACTCCGCCACGGGTGAACCAGCGATCGATCGATTATAGCCACACTGAAGAGCAGCCTGGCGATCCGAATGTCAAGTTTTCTTTCGATGATGAGCCAATCAATCGCTTGCCTCAAATATCTTGCTATATCACTTATACTACAGAAGAAACTAAAAAAATTATTTTAGAAAATATTCATCGCTCTCCTATGTATTCAGGTAAAATCACCGGAGTGGGCCCGCGCTATTGTCCCTCGATTGAAGATAAAATCGTGCGATTTGCTGATAAAGAGCGCCATCAAATTTTTCTGGAGCCTGAAGGCTTAAAAACAGAAGAGGTGTATGTGAATGGGGTCTCTTCTTCTCTCCCTTTTGATGTACAAATGGCTTTCATTAAAAGTATTCCTGCTT
Coding sequences within it:
- a CDS encoding SulP family inorganic anion transporter; translation: MQSKYTDFIPKSIVCFREGYSKEYFLNDLFAGISVGVIALPLALAFAIASGVSPERGLFTAIIAGFLISLLGGSRVQIGGPTGAFVIIVDAAIQKHGYEGLALATLIAGILIVLMGLARFGVLLKFIPYPVITGFTTGIALIIFSSQIKDFFGLEADRVPSEFLEKYKFYYEIAPTWNLWAFLIAFSTLTLIFVLRHYHPRWPGAIIAITLATTAAYFFDLPIETIESKFGEIPRTLPSPALPHFSYDLFKAVLPDAITIALLGAIESLLSAVVADGMIGTKHRSNGELVAQGLANIGSVIFGGIPATGAIARTSANIRMGAKTPVAGMIHAITLLLLMLFLAPLAGKIPLAALAGVLTFVAWNMSELPHVIEILKGHQSDAIILLITFLLTVLIDLTVAVQVGIILAALLFLKRMTDKTTVEICQNLVKENKNEIAEPSDAELLFRKDIPSDVTVFEIRGPFFYSVADLLDEVLFQLNYHPRVFILRLHKTPLIDATGLRAIKQFGLKCKKKGIIFMLADVDDKNYDLFINSGIAEAIGKDLMFKDIEAALAYCK
- the rpoN gene encoding RNA polymerase factor sigma-54 is translated as MSDPISLNLLARQATSLKQTQRLMMSPQMQQAIHLLQMPVLELSATVEQEVQQNPLLDFIEGEEENSNLKKLEEENAEIPEEGEQQPEKELSFNENDFEIMKKLDEEFRDYLYDLPPSSHRTQEEEKLKTFQESSIYAESSLFEYLMQQAKESFDHEEDRAIAEAIIGNFDENGFLQTPLQEIAGLYNFPIGKIKSLLKTIQAFEPYGVGAANMQESLLIQLRCRQKHHTLAYKILEEHYEDLIHNRIPSINKKLACSSEEISKALQKDISRLDLHPGTGHFKHFVQYITPDATIEISNDNLAVRINNDFLPSMRINRRYLQMLEDESLSSDTKEFIRIKLSSAKWLFKNVHQRNDTLLKILELLTNQQKEFFLDDCGKLMPLTMKSIAEQLNLHESTIARAVANKYIDTPRGILPLRSFFTNALQSQKGEDISSNTIKSLLKEIISQEDKKHPLSDANLSKLLTEKGMDCARRTIAKYRTELKLGNAQQRRQY
- the dnaB gene encoding replicative DNA helicase, whose product is MSDNPSKVRVAPNSKESEMMVLGCMLTSVNGLNIAADGLDEADFYYTEHKIIFEVLKTSYKNDKPADVHLVCEELKRLSKLKAAGGAAYITTLAQYAGTSAYIEEYTDIVRNKAILRRMINTSQVVEKKALEEPQDVLGALDEAQQLFYQISQTANQTTGKLISQILSGVKAETATPFLKALEERQVRYQERGPEESGITGLPTFYTDLDKLINGLNNSNLMILAARPAMGKTALAINIAENVCFKSNMPVGVFSLEMSAEQLVHRIICSQSEVESDKIKTGSLNGIEYQRIVSAVNMMQNHVMVIDDQPGLKITDLRARARRMKETYGIGFLVIDYLQLITGSGSFRGQENRQNEISEISRLLKNLARELNIPVLCLSQLSRKVEERQGHRPMMSDLRESGSIEQDSDIILFLLRREYYDPMDKPGMAELIVAKNRHGGVGSINFTYRKEIVQFANYIPVKYDPNASAEKEMASEFGNFN
- a CDS encoding AURKAIP1/COX24 domain-containing protein — its product is MSSVKKKRRYKIAKHKRKKRSRRDRHKT
- the mnmG gene encoding tRNA uridine-5-carboxymethylaminomethyl(34) synthesis enzyme MnmG, producing the protein MWKYPTKYDVIIMGAGHAGCEAALASARLGARTLLLTMNLDTIGKMSCNPAVGGVAKGHIVREIDALGGEMGKAIDCTGIQFRMLNATKGPAVWAPRAQADKAAYQLEMKHRLEKTPGLEIKQGTIEELIVEQDRIQGVITKEGILYYCSALVISSGTFMRGLLHIGETNYAGGRAGDQPAVGLSASLIKLGLKLGRLKTGTPPRVNQRSIDYSHTEEQPGDPNVKFSFDDEPINRLPQISCYITYTTEETKKIILENIHRSPMYSGKITGVGPRYCPSIEDKIVRFADKERHQIFLEPEGLKTEEVYVNGVSSSLPFDVQMAFIKSIPALRNAEIMRPAYAIEYDYVVSGQIDSSLQCKTIEGLFLAGQINGTSGYEEAAGQGLMAGINAAHHVQAKPPLILKRSEAYIGVMIDDLVTKGLDEPYRMFTSRAEHRLLLRQDNADLRLRHYGYEIGLIEEKRYASLKYKEKMIQEGVNRLDKVFVQLKGKGYSLAQLLCRPENNYASLLNDYPAEMQDYGMEINFQIELALKYAGYIQRQHSEVAKLAHLEHILIPKDFNFASITGLRNEALQKLADAHPLNLGQASRLSGVSPADISVLMIALVRFNANKNSELVNQEALSSFPSSEGSE